A segment of the Symmachiella macrocystis genome:
ACCGCTTTGAGGAACCGGTTGTCGTTTTCGCTACGCTGTTGTGTCCCGACCTGAAACACGCGGCCGGTTTCTTCGACGACGTTGCGGACGTCGATGCCTTCTTGAATGGTCAGCGTGAGTGGCTTTTCGCAGTAGACGTCACAGCCGGCGCGGAGGGCGGCGATGGCGATCGGCACGTGCCAGTGGTCGGGGGTGCCGATGGTGACGACGTCCGGTTTTTCTTTTTCGAGCAAAACGCGGTAGTCGGTGTACTCGTTGAGCTTGCCTTCAAAGTCTTTATTGAATTCGGCGGTGTGTACCGAATCGACATCGCAGACGGCGATCATCTTTCCCAGTTTGGCGGCTTTGCGAGCGATGCTTCCACCTTGATTGTAACGTCCACGGCTCCCCCCGACGCCGATGGAGGCAACGGTCGGTTTGCTGTTGAGGTTGCGACCAAATGCCTTGTCAGGCGTCCAGATCAACGGGGCCGAAACGAGTGCACCGGCCGCGGCCGATTTTTTGAGAAAGTCACGTCGTGTTGAGGTCATTCGAGTACTCTCCAAATAAGAACGTTAGCTGATGCAACCAAGGTATTTGCTACGACAATTCACGGTAACAATTTTAAGTGGTGACAAGGAGAATACGCTCAATCACGGATATATGCGGGTTCTCTTCTTCTAATTATGGTATTCCACGCAGCGTGCCGGATCAATCGTACGAAGTGTCGACCTAGTAGCGGAAATGGCAACCCTTGTGAATTCCAGCTGGAATCCGCTGTTTTTCGCCTGTTTTGAGATAGGCCCAGCTCACCACATGCCTTTCAGCGAATGTCGGTTAGTGCGATTATACCGTACACGCAGCGATCCGAGTAGAACGCATTGATTGCACGCTGGGGGGCGACAACGTGAGAAATCTGGTCAGTGAGATGGCGATTCTTCAACAAGTCCGATTGCCGCGATTTTGCATTTTATTGTATGATACGGCGGTTGGTGCGCCGCGCTCTAAGTTGGGCGTGTGCGAATATCGTATACAACACGAAATGTGATCCACGGCACAGACCGTCGCGGTGTTGCCTTCCGATAATATAGCAGTCACGATGTCTCCACCGGCACCTAGACATGTCGGTTACAGTCTTGCTCTACTTATATTAGCGCTACCTCAAACTGAAGAACGAGGCTGCTGCTGACCTTGCCCGTGTTTCGCAAGTATTGCACCCATTTTGTGTTGCACTGGCAAAGCCAGTAGCACACAACACAAATTATAACGTCGTGACAAACTGCTAGTTGGCATCTCAAACTCCCCTTTATCGCTCTTAGTTGCCCAGGAAACCTCCATGAGAATGTCCCGAAATGGTTTCGGTTCGCTATTTGCGTTGCTGCTGGTTGCCGTGGTGGGACTCGCCCCACAGCCTGCGGCGGCGCAGAACGATGTTTTCCAGACTGATCTATTCGGCAGCAAGCCGCCGGTCAACGACGCGAAAAACGCGATCAAATATGACGCCAAAATCGTTCCCGCTGACGCTGCACCGGGGGACGAGGTCACCTTGCAGTTGACCGCCACGGTCGCTGAAGGTTGGCATACCTTTTCCCTGACCCAAACCGGATTCGGCGGCTCGCCGACGGTGATCGCTCTGAGCGACCAAGGCGCACTGAAACCTTTGGGCAAAACCTTCACAGCCAGTCGAGCGCCACAGATCCATGAAGAGAAACTGGGCGATACGCAAATGCGGTTGGAGGAATACTTCGGTCAAGTAACGTTCTCCCGGCGATTTCAGATTCCCGCCGATGCAAGCCCGGGCGAGATCACAGTCTCGGGGCAGATCACACATCAAGTCTGCAGCGAAGGGCTTTGCGTGCCCGGCAAGACAGCCTTTCAAGCAACGGTGAAGATCAGCGAAGGCAAACCGAAAGAGAACCTCGCGGTCACCGGCGAAACAAAGTTTGAACATGATTCGAGCGTGTGGCTCGTCTCACTTTCCTCGGGCGAAGCAGCTCCAGGAGAGACGGTTGAACTGCGCGTCGAAGCCAATATCAAAAACGATTGGCATACGTACGGTTTGGACCAAACCCGTCCCGAGGGATTGGGACCGTATGCGACGGCATTGCAGATACAAAAATATGGCGAGTTAAATCTCGATGGAGATTGGACGGTCGAACCGGCTCCGCACGCTGCGAGTGAACCGTTGTTTGGCGGACTTGAGGTTTTAGAACATTCTGGGCATGTCGTCTGGACCCGTTCGATTACGGTTCCTGCCGATGCGGCGCCCGGCGCTTACCCCATTAGCGGTGAAGTCGCTTTTCAGTCGTGCACCGGCGTGAAATGCGTTCAGCCGGTAGGATTCATTTTTGAAGGAAACCTGACGGTCACCCCCACACCGGCAGTTTCCCCAGTGGTGTTTGGTGTTTCCGCTCCCATCAAGGGCGGTATAGCGGCAGGGTTTATTGAACAGGTTATGGAACAGCGGTCGGCAATGCGGCTGGAGCGGCAAGCTAACGGTGGGGACGCGAATTATACCGTCATCGGAGAAGAGAACTCTGACTATGGATTGGCGATGTATCTGCTGTTTGCGTTCATTGGCGGCATGATTCTGAACGTTATGCCCTGCGTTCTACCGGTGATTGCGATCAAGGTGATGAGCTTCGCACAGCAGGCTGGTGAAAGCCGTGGGCGGATCTTGCAACTCAACGTTGTGTATTCGCTGGGTGTGCTCGCCGTGTTTATGGTATTGGCAACCTTGGCAGTCTTTTTGGGTTACGGATGGGGCGGGCTGTTTCAAAATGCGAATTTCAATCTGATCATGGCGTGCGTCGTGTTCGCCATGGGACTAAGCCTGTTGGGCGTGTTTGAAATCCCCATGCCGGGCATGGTCGGCACGGCAGCCGGCAATCAACATCAAGAAGGACTGGTGGGGGCCTTCTCCACGGGTATTCTGGCCACACTATTAGCGACGCCCTGCAGCGGGCCCTTTTTGGGGGCGACGCTCGGCTGGTCGATTACACAACCTACGCTGATTGTTTATCTCGTGTGGGGCATGATGGGTTTGGGGATGGCGTTTCCGTATCTGATGATCGGCGCATTTCCCTCGACGGTCAAATGGTTGCCCAAACCGGGAAATTGGATGGTGCGGTTGAAGGAATTTGCCGGTTTCGTGCTGATGGGAACCGTGATCTTCATCGTGCACATTCTGCAGGATGACTACACCATTCCGGCGCTGATCATGCTGCTCGGCATTGCACTGGGCTTATGGATGATTGGCAACTTGTACGACATCAACTCCCACATCCGTCATAAAACGACCGTGCGGGTGTCTGCCATTTTACTGACCGCCGTCATTTGTCTGTTCGGATTCAATCTGACGCTCAAATCCGAAACGGAACTGCCTTGGAAGCCTTTCACCGAAGCCACGTTGAATGCGTCGTTGGCCGAGAATAAAACGGTCCTGGTCGATTTCTCCGCCGATTGGTGTTTGACCTGCAAGCGAAACGAAAAATTCGCATTGAACACCAAAAAGACTTTGGATTTGGTCCAAGACCACGATGTCGTCACGCTCTATGCTGACTACACGGCCGAGTCTGAGGAGATCAAGCGCTGGTTGGATAACTTTGAAAGCATCAGCGTACCGCTCACCGTGATCTTTCCTGCCGGTCAACCCGATAAGGCGATCGTACTGCGCGACTTGTACACAGAGGCCATGCTGCTGGAAAATCTAGAGAAGGCGGTCAGCGGCAAGAAAACGACTGCGAACGCGGT
Coding sequences within it:
- a CDS encoding cytochrome c biogenesis protein CcdA; its protein translation is MRMSRNGFGSLFALLLVAVVGLAPQPAAAQNDVFQTDLFGSKPPVNDAKNAIKYDAKIVPADAAPGDEVTLQLTATVAEGWHTFSLTQTGFGGSPTVIALSDQGALKPLGKTFTASRAPQIHEEKLGDTQMRLEEYFGQVTFSRRFQIPADASPGEITVSGQITHQVCSEGLCVPGKTAFQATVKISEGKPKENLAVTGETKFEHDSSVWLVSLSSGEAAPGETVELRVEANIKNDWHTYGLDQTRPEGLGPYATALQIQKYGELNLDGDWTVEPAPHAASEPLFGGLEVLEHSGHVVWTRSITVPADAAPGAYPISGEVAFQSCTGVKCVQPVGFIFEGNLTVTPTPAVSPVVFGVSAPIKGGIAAGFIEQVMEQRSAMRLERQANGGDANYTVIGEENSDYGLAMYLLFAFIGGMILNVMPCVLPVIAIKVMSFAQQAGESRGRILQLNVVYSLGVLAVFMVLATLAVFLGYGWGGLFQNANFNLIMACVVFAMGLSLLGVFEIPMPGMVGTAAGNQHQEGLVGAFSTGILATLLATPCSGPFLGATLGWSITQPTLIVYLVWGMMGLGMAFPYLMIGAFPSTVKWLPKPGNWMVRLKEFAGFVLMGTVIFIVHILQDDYTIPALIMLLGIALGLWMIGNLYDINSHIRHKTTVRVSAILLTAVICLFGFNLTLKSETELPWKPFTEATLNASLAENKTVLVDFSADWCLTCKRNEKFALNTKKTLDLVQDHDVVTLYADYTAESEEIKRWLDNFESISVPLTVIFPAGQPDKAIVLRDLYTEAMLLENLEKAVSGKKTTANAVAVDEVRR